The Daucus carota subsp. sativus chromosome 2, DH1 v3.0, whole genome shotgun sequence genome includes a window with the following:
- the LOC108207508 gene encoding uncharacterized protein At2g27730, mitochondrial-like, whose product MTLRIAARYVSRRLSSSGKVLSEEEKAAENIFIKKSEKQKLEKLAHKNAKPEEKPSGIPGSVSGAQPSNQSSTSTSGSRNYGVIAGVVTVFGALGWYFNSKKSEEAHK is encoded by the exons ATGACACTGAGAATTGCTGCTAGATATGTTTCTCGTAGGCTTTCTAGTAGTGGAAAAGTACTTAGTGAAGAGGAAAAGGCTGCTGAAAATATCTTCATCAAG AAATCTGAAAAGCAGAAGTTAGAGAAGCTCGCACACAAG AATGCTAAACCAGAGGAAAAACCATCAGGAATTCCAGGATCTGTATCTGGTGCACAACCCAGTAATCAGAGCTCAACATCAACCAGTGGGTCCCGTAACTATGGTGTTATAGCTGGAGTTGTCACTGTTTTTGGTGCACTAGGGTGGTATTTCAACTCCAAGAAATCGGAAGAGGCTCACAAATAA
- the LOC135150532 gene encoding uncharacterized protein LOC135150532, with protein MAACESLEHIYDKPLPLKNHQIPLQVSVSLVDDSSSSLSPLSSSFSPSSSPFSSSSSYSSFPVRTPLSMCSDSLSICTKNLGLESNDVEIPVISGNNDFRRQVIPRRKIGRHMRHRSNEVLYDSKGTFNAYMSSGEPRISRITGERMPPPISTIAGNGKPWVCFKSFRNDGRLVLREARIPTKELLQSRREEGRLKLQYVQSDEETMD; from the coding sequence ATGGCAGCTTGTGAAAGCCTTGAACACATATATGACAAGCCATTAcctttgaaaaatcatcaaatacCTCTTCAAGTATCTGTGTCTTTGGTAGATGATTCATCTTCATCGTTATCACCATTGTCATCTTCATTTTCCCCATCATCATCGCCATTCTCATCTTCGTCGTCATACTCGTCATTTCCTGTAAGAACACCTCTTTCCATGTGTTCAGACAGTTTATCAATATGCACAAAAAATCTTGGACTTGAAAGCAATGATGTTGAGATTCCTGTCATCAGCGGCAACAATGATTTTAGAAGACAAGTGATTCCAAGGAGAAAGATCGGAAGACATATGAGACATAGATCAAATGAGGTTTTATATGACTCGAAGGGCACATTTAACGCGTATATGTCCAGTGGAGAACCGAGGATATCAAGAATCACTGGTGAGAGAATGCCTCCGCCTATATCTACTATTGCTGGTAATGGGAAGCCTTGGGTATGTTTCAAGTCTTTTAGGAATGATGGGAGACTTGTTCTTAGGGAGGCCAGGATCCCGACTAAAGAACTGCTGCAATCACGTCGAGAAGAAGGACGTTTGAAGCTGCAGTACGTTCAATCAGATGAAGAAACCATGGACTGA
- the LOC108210206 gene encoding rho GTPase-activating protein 5 has protein sequence MTEVIQSSPTSSSSSSLHNFESHSFQEEETDEGSSVSSRVLEEQERKERDKNSRDQLSLLAVLVTLFRKSFWVTCTSVDRAKLAGMDIGWPTNVQHVAHVTFDRFNGFLGLPVEFEPEVPRRAPSASTTVFGVSTESMQLSYDHRGNSVPTILLLMQQRLYAQEGLQAEGIFRINADNGQEEFVRNQLNAGVVPVGIDVHCLAGLIKAWFRELPAGILDSLSPEQVMQCQTEEDCSALAMLLPATEAALLNWAVNLMADVVQQEHLNKMNARNIAMVFAPNMTQMADPLTALMYAVQVMNFLKALVTKTLKERKSSVVEVSPCTRVNPSDENGHQGPLQLCLEETAEENELKEHSFTTADPHSETASDFNYVSKICDEEHLSFTTEETDGGKDGETPNRISSVDNYISNISDEHLSYTTEESDGGGYIDTPRRISSADNTSESRSPSAAKFLVEDTAQVTTVGQSSESNYSSKISEKISGREIVIHALGSIDSKGISSLSRINSRSERIAAWR, from the exons ATGACAGAGGTGATTCAGTCCTCACCCACCTCATCCTCCTCCTCTTCTTTACACAACTTTGAGTCCCACTCATTCCAAGAAGAAGAAACAGATGAAGGGTCATCAGTATCTTCTAGGGTTTTAGAGGAACAAGAGAGGAAAGAGAGAGACAAGAATAGTAGAGATCAGTTGTCTTTATTGGCAGTTTTGGTGACCCTTTTCAGAAAATCTTTCTGGGTCACTTGTACTAGTGTGGATAGAGCTAAGCTTGCTGGTATGGATATTGGGTGGCCCACTAATGTGCAGCATGTTGCTCATGTTACTTTTGATAGATTTAATGGTTTCTTGGGTTTGCCTGTTGAGTTTGAGCCTGAAGTTCCTAGGAGGGCTCCTAGTGCAAG CACCACTGTTTTTGGGGTTTCCACAGAATCCATGCAGTTGTCATATGATCACAGAGGCAACAGTGTTCCCACAATATTGCTGCTGATGCAACAGCGATTATATGCTCAAGAAGGCTTACAG GCAGAAGGAATATTCCGAATCAATGCTGATAACGGTCAGGAAGAGTTTGTGAGGAATCAATTGAATGCAGGAGTTGTTCCAGTGGGCATTGATGTACACTGTTTGGCTGGTCTCATCAAG GCATGGTTCAGAGAACTCCCTGCTGGTATTTTGGACTCGCTATCGCCTGAACAGGTGATGCAGTGCCAAACAGAAGAAGATTGCTCTGCGCTTGCAATGCTTCTTCCTGCAACAGAAGCTGCTCTATTGAACTGGGCTGTTAATTTAATGGCTGATGTTGTTCAACAGGAACATTTAAACAAGATGAACGCACGCAATATTGCAATGGTATTTGCTCCAAACATGACCCAG ATGGCAGATCCATTGACGGCATTGATGTACGCCGTACAAGTCATGAACTTTCTCAAGGCACTTGTTACAAAAACACTGAAAGAAAGAAAGAGTTCTGTGGTAGAAGTATCCCCCTGTACACGTGTCAACCCTTCTGATGAAAATGGGCATCAGGGTCCTTTACAACTGTGCCTTGAAGAAACTGCTGAAGAAAATGAATTGAAAGAACATTCCTTTACTACTGCAGATCCACATTCAGAGACTGCATCTGACTTCAATTACGTAAGCAAAATCTGCGATGAAGAACATCTCAGTTTCACTACTGAGGAGACTGATGGGGGGAAAGATGGTGAGACTCCCAATCGTATTTCCTCTGTCGATAACTACATAAGCAACATTAGTGATGAACATCTCAGTTACACGACTGAGGAGTCTGATGGGGGAGGATACATCGACACTCCCCGTCGTATTTCCTCTGCTGATAATACATCTGAATCAAGGTCACCCAGTGCTGCCAAATTTCTTGTTGAAGATACAGCTCAAGTGACTACAGTAGGTCAGTCAAGTGAATCAAATTACAGTAGCAAGATTTCTGAAAAGATCAGTGGTCGAGAAATTGTGATTCATGCCCTGGGATCTATTGATAGCAAAGGAATAAGCAGCCTGAGCAGAATAAATTCAAGGTCAGAGCGAATTGCAGCCTGGCGATAA
- the LOC108206772 gene encoding uncharacterized protein LOC108206772, whose translation MSFSWSSAVVGAATAVATQALLASVPKDPIFHLVSIKLTSLKLNLPFSDAEVIMTIHVTNPNNVPISYNSTILSIFYEGSLIGTADVKAGSQSAKSCQLLQLPATLKSKEFAHHASKFLADVARREMVMNATVDIEGVAKVLVYKHRFRCHVKSRVIVDPVMFDVIEQENKAEMDLLVID comes from the coding sequence ATGAGCTTCAGCTGGAGCTCCGCCGTGGTCGGAGCCGCCACCGCCGTGGCCACGCAAGCCCTCCTCGCCTCCGTCCCCAAAGACCCCATCTTCCACCTGGTCTCCATCAAGCTCACTTCCCTCAAACTCAACCTCCCCTTCTCAGACGCCGAAGTCATCATGACCATCCACGTCACCAACCCCAACAACGTCCCCATCTCCTACAACTCCACCATCCTCTCCATCTTCTACGAGGGCTCGCTCATCGGCACGGCGGACGTCAAAGCCGGCTCCCAGTCGGCCAAGTCTTGCCAGCTTCTGCAGCTCCCGGCCACGCTCAAGAGCAAGGAGTTTGCGCACCACGCGAGCAAGTTTCTGGCTGACGTGGCGAGGAGAGAGATGGTGATGAACGCGACGGTGGATATTGAGGGAGTGGCGAAGGTTTTGGTGTACAAGCATAGGTTTAGGTGTCATGTGAAGAGCCGGGTGATTGTGGATCCGGTTATGTTTGATGTTATTGAGCAAGAGAATAAGGCTGAGATGGATTTGTTAGTTATTGATTGA